Proteins from one Thalassophryne amazonica chromosome 20, fThaAma1.1, whole genome shotgun sequence genomic window:
- the rps5 gene encoding 40S ribosomal protein S5 — protein sequence MTDWETAPAVAETPEIKLFGKWSTDDVQINDISLQDYIAVKEKYAKYLPHSGGRYAAKRFRKAQCPIVERLTNSMMMHGRNNGKKLMTVRIVKHAFEIIHLLTGENPLQVLVNAIINSGPREDSTRIGRAGTVRRQAVDVSPLRRVNQAIWLLCTGAREAAFRNIKTIAECLADELINAAKGSSNSYAIKKKDELERVAKSNR from the exons A TGACTGACTGGGAGACTGCCCCAGCTGTGGCTGAGACCCCAGAGATCAAGCTTTTTGGAAAGTGGAGCACAGATGATGTCCAGATCAATGACATCTCCCTGCAG GATTACATAGCTGTGAAAGAGAAGTATGCAAAGTACCTTCCACATTCTGGAGGCCGTTATGCCGCCAAGCGTTTTCGCAAGGCCCAGTGCCCCATTGTAGAGCGCCTCACTAACTCCATGATGATGCATGGCCGCAACAATGGCAAGAAGCTGATGACTGTGCGCATTGTTAAACATGCTTTTGAGATCATTCACTTGCTGACTGGAGAG AATCCTCTGCAGGTGTTGGTAAATGCCATCATTAACAGTGGACCCCGTGAGGACTCCACCCGTATCGGGCGTGCTGGTACCGTCAGGAGGCAAGCTGTGGATGTATCGCCACTCCGCAGAGTCAACCAG GCCATCTGGCTGCTGTGCACAGGAGCGCGAGAAGCTGCTTTCAGGAACATCAAAACGATCGCTGAGTGTTTGGCCGATGAGCTGATCAATGCAGCCAAG GGCTCATCTAACTCATACGCCATCAAGAAGAAGGACGAGTTGGAGAGAGTTGCAAAGTCCAACCGTTAA
- the ddah2 gene encoding N(G),N(G)-dimethylarginine dimethylaminohydrolase 2, protein MANVSLYGRFTHAVVRGIPETFGKTAGGESENGEISVDLAKAQRQFGCLMGALRQKVGLQLIEIPPDPELPESWRIDDVVIIQGDTALITRPFKQQRRSEADAVRRVMLELKLTVVEMGTELGDSGGATLEGSDVLFTGREFFVGISSHTNHRGAEVLADTFRDFAVSTVPVCGGARLNNICSMGGPDTIIIGDSDGAKRTLRMMEQLTDHHYEVLTVPEDSAANCIYIKGPSKRDFLLHRPTEECPDSISAFHKLQDYTLLPTACSEPAKLGASLSSLCLLINRKHTYF, encoded by the exons ATGGCAAATGTGAGCTTGTATGGTCGCTTCACCCATGCTGTGGTTCGGGGCATCCCAGAGACTTTTGGGAAGACGGCTGGAGGTGAGAGTGAGAACGGGGAGATCTCTGTGGACTTGGCGAAGGCTCAGCGTCAGTTTGGTTGCCTAATGGGAGCCCTGCGGCAGAAGGTGGGCCTGCAGTTAATTGAGATCCCACCTGACCCCGAGCTACCAGAAAGCTGGAGGATAGATGACGTGGTGATCATCCAGGGAGACACGGCGCTCATCACAAGACCCTTCAAACAGCAGAGACGCAGTGAG GCTGATGCAGTGAGGAGAGTGATGTTGGAGTTGAAGCTGACTGTGGTGGAAATGGGCACCGAGTTGGGCGACTCTGGTGGCGCCACGCTGGAGGGCAGCGACGTTCTCTTCACAGGGAGGGAATTCTTTGTCGGAATCTCCTCTCACACCAACCACAGGGGAGCAGAGGTGCTGGCAGACACTTTCAGG GACTTTGCAGTGTCCACCGTCCCAGTTTGTGGAGGCGCTCGACTGAACAACATCTGCTCCATGGGAGGCCCAGATACAATCATCATTGGTGACTCTGACGGCGCAAAGAGGACTCTCCGG atgatggaacagctgactgATCACCACTATGAAGTGCTCACTGTTCCAGAGGACTCTGCAGCAAACTGCATCTACATAAAAGGCCCGTCTAAGCGGGATTTCCTGCTCCACCGACCCACTGAGGAATGTCCTGACAGTATCTCT GCTTTCCACAAGCTCCAGGACTACACCCTCCTGCCCACGGCCTGCAGCGAACCCGCCAAACTCGGAgcgtctctctcctctctctgccTCCTCATCAACAGGAAGCACACGTACTTCTGA